ACGTGGACCTCCTCTACATCCTCTACGATAACGAGGTCTACGGGCTCACCAAGGGCCAGGCCGGGCCCACGCTGGGCCTCGGGGAAAAGCCCAAAAGCCTTCCCAGGCCCAACCCCCAGGGGAAGGTCAACCCCCTCCTCCTCGCCTTCGCCTCCGGGTACACCTGGATCGCCCGGGGCTACGCCTACGACGTCAAGGGGCTCAAGGAGCTCATCAAGGAGGGGATTGCGCACAGGGGCCTCGCCTTCCTCCACGTCCTCCAGCCCTGCCCTACCTACAACGACCTCCACACCAAGGAGTGGTTCGCCCCCAGGCTCTACCGGCTGGAGGAGGAAGGCTACGACCCCCTCGTCCCCCCAGGCCTTTCCCCGGAGGCCCTCGAGGCCCGGATGGCCCGCTTCCAGCAAAAGGCCCTAGAGTGGGGGGAGAGGATCCCCGTGGGCGTCTTCTGGAAGGCCGACCTGCCCACCTTTGAAGCGCGGCTGAAGGCCTACCTCCCCCGCTACCCCGAGGCCTACCCGGCCCAGGGTCCGGAGGCCCCCTTGGACCTGGAGGGCCTCCTCCAGGAGTTCGCCCTCTAGAGCTGGAACCGGGCCGCCCCTTCCTTCGGACGGTAAGCCGGGTCCAGGAAGCGCCCGGGGGCGAAGGCCCAGGCCCAGGCGGGAACCCCTTCCCCCAGGGCCCAGGCCGCCAGGGCGTTCCCCGCCCCCAGGGCGGCCATCACCCCATACCCCGACAAGGCCCCGAGAACCCACACCCCCTCCTCCAGGGGCCCGAGGAGGGGGCGGTTCTCGGGGGTGCGGACGTAGTACCCCCCGTCCACCCGGGGCCGGACCCCAAGCAGGGCCCTAAGCCCGGGAAGGAGGGGGAAAAGCCCCCGCAGGGCCACCTCCCCGGCGAAGGGGGGCGGGGAGGGCAGGCACCCCGAAGGGGCGGCCTCCTCCCGGGGCAAGGGGTTGTAGAGGGCGAGGAAC
This region of Thermus thermophilus genomic DNA includes:
- a CDS encoding 2-oxoacid:ferredoxin oxidoreductase subunit beta; amino-acid sequence: MVEFKLADYKADKHPDWCPGCGDYGVLSALQMALFELRLDPSRTVVFSGIGCSAKTPHYLNVYGVHTLHGRVLPIAQGAKLANPHLTVVAVGGDGDGLGIGAGHFVAAGRRNVDLLYILYDNEVYGLTKGQAGPTLGLGEKPKSLPRPNPQGKVNPLLLAFASGYTWIARGYAYDVKGLKELIKEGIAHRGLAFLHVLQPCPTYNDLHTKEWFAPRLYRLEEEGYDPLVPPGLSPEALEARMARFQQKALEWGERIPVGVFWKADLPTFEARLKAYLPRYPEAYPAQGPEAPLDLEGLLQEFAL